The genomic interval AGTATATGTCAAAGAACAAGGGCTAAGCTTATATCATCAGGACTTCTTTTAAAAGATGGAGCCTATGTGACGCTTACAATAAGTCCGGTAACAACACCCCAGATAATTTTTAATTTTTTGGGAGGTTCTTCACTTGCCCGTACGCCTTTGGTAGATATTATAGCCAAGGTTGCAACCAAAGAGTCTGTCATAGTGGCAAATGAAAATACAATAGTGACTACAAACAGTCCCATCAAAATTTTACAGAATGGGAATTGGGAAAGAAGGATGTATACCATAGATTCCATTCCGAATTGATGTATACCGGCCCAGACGTCGACCAGTCCGGTCCATTGGAAATAGACTGCTGTTCCGCCAAAAGTTGCAATCCAGAAATGACAAAAGATTGTCGGTGGAATAATATTTACCAGAATAAACTGACGGATAGTTCTTCCCTTACCCATGCGAGCCAGAAAATGTCCCAGCAATGGAGCAAAGATGAAAAAGATTTCCATATATGGAACAAGCCATTGCATGGGCCATTTGTCGCTTATCTGCATCGTATTGAGCAAGGTACTGTTGCGGAAAAAATTGCTTGCAAAATATCCGAAGGATTCAACTCCAATTCCCAGAATGAACAGCGTGGGGCCCGCAAAAAGGACAATAGCCATAAATAAGAAAAAAGCTTTTGTAGTTCCTGTGGACAGGATTCGCATCCCTTTTTTTAGACCGGAATATGATGACAATATATAAATTGGAATGATGATCGCGGCAGCAGCAGCCCAGGTCAAGGGGCCTGGAGTATAATCAAAAATTCTCCCTGTTCCGCTTCCTATCTGCATAAGACCCGCTCCCATGCTGGTGGCAATGGCACAACAAAGAGAGAAAAGGCAAAGTGCATGAACTGCTGGAACTAAAATTGGGCGCAACTTTTTAGGGAAAAGGGCGTACATACCGGCAGCTATTGATAATGGATAGTTACGGTTGTAGCTCACCAGAGCAATTGCTACTCCGCAGATGGTATAGAAACAGTATTGAGCGATGGTCCAGTGCAGAGTCGTTTGAGCTATGGCAAAGATTCCGGCGTCTTTGGAACCGGGGTCGATGTGCAAACTCAATGGAGGTTGCATCATATGATAGATAGGCTCACCCATGGCCCAGAAAAGAATGCCTATACCGATACATCCGCAAAGAGATAGAGAAAACCACTGCCAAAAAGTAAATTCGGGTTTGGCATCTCTACCTCCAAGTCTTATATTTCCGATAGGAGAAAAGGCTATTCCGACAGTAAACATGACAATAATAATGGCCAGAGAAACTTCCAGCCATCCGAAAGTTATATGAATCCAGTTCATTGTGGTGCTCAGCATAATCGCGAGACCTTCTTGATATGCCAGTCCTAACGTTATTCCGGCGAGTAAGAGTATAAATCCGGGCCAAAAAGTATAATGATTGAGTTCCCTGTGTTCATCCCTTTTCCTTGCCGCTGACATAATGCCTCTCTCACTGTTTTGTCCGTAGAATTGTGTTTCTAATCAAATTCTTAGATATCACGACATAAATTTTAAGTCGTTCTTCATTCGGGGCAACAACTCTGTCGGAGCGTTTGTGGTATACTGTACCATTAGGCGGTATGCTAAAAAAACTAGGCATTGATGTCAATAAGCGTTTTGATTATTTGTTAATGCGTTTGCCTGCAATAATTGATAAAATCATCTAGACAAATAGATCATGTATCGGCGTGGAAGTGAGACCTAAGTCTTTGCTTCAGCTATAATGTGATTAAGTGGTATGAAATACTGTAATTCGGTACACAATTCTGTGCTTTAAAAAAGCGTAAAATTTATATAAAACTAGTGGTACGCTATACCGAATTATGGGATTGTCGTAAAGCCTTTGAAACTAAGGGCAAAGAAGGTCTGTACGCCGCAGCAAAAATAATTTGACGAAAACAAAGAAAGGGGATTTGAAATGAAAATAGGCTTTATTGGAATAGGTAATATGGGAGGTCCCATTATAAGAACTCTTTCAGAAGTGGCTGATATTACTATTTATGGATTGAATCAGACTAGAGAAAAATTAGAAAAACTTGCTCAAGAGACCGATCTTATTCCTTGTAAAAATGTACAGGAATTAACTGAAAAATCGGATTTTATTGTTCTGGCTGTTAAGCCGCAACAGGCTGACGGAATATGGCCTGAAATGATTCCAGCTTTGACGAAAGATAAATGCTTAATTTCCATTGCCGCAGGATTGACTTTGAAGTCACTTAAAAACAGTACTCAAAACATTTGTCCGGTCGTCCGGGCCATGCCTAATACCCCCGTTTTAATTAAAGAAGGAGTCACAGCTATTTGTCTGGATGATGAAATCATTTCAGAGCAGAAAAAAAAGTTAATTCAGAATGTTTTCCGGAACTTAGGAGACGTGCATGTCCTGCCTGAAAATCAGTTTGATGTCTTTACCGCACTCATCGGATCAGGCCCGGCTTATATCTTCTATCTTATTGAAACCATGATAGAATCAGGGGTTGAGCTGGGGTTGCACCGTGACGTTTCCTCTCGCATGGTCAAAAAACTCTTCAGGGGTTCCAGCCTTATGGCAGAACAATCAAAAGAACATGTCAGTATGATTAAAGAAATGTCTATTGCTCCCGCAGGGACAACTATTGCCGCTTTAGTTCATTTTGATCGTACTGCCATACGCGGGAATATTATGGATGCAATCCGTATGGCGTATACCCGAAGTATAGAACTTGGTTAATATATAGCTATTGAGAACCTGTACATTTGTCTTGAAATAAGTCGAACTTGCCTCCTTCTCTTAATGAGATTACGTAGGTAATTCATTTATACTGCTAATTAACTATAATAATACGGTTGGACTAATGAATTATTCACATAATTTTTCTGCTGTAATTTTTGATCTTGACGGCACTTTGCTTTACTCTTTGAACGAAATTGCAGCTGCGGGCAATGGTGCACTTGCCCGGCTGGGGCATTCTACTCATCCTGTCGACGCTTATTGTCATTTTGTAGGTGCCGGTGCGAAAACATTGGCTTGGCGTATGTTGCCGGAGGACAAGCGGACTCAGGATAATTACGATGTTCTGGTTCCTGTTCTTCTTGAAGAATTTGAACGGGAGCTGAATACCATTGCGTACCCATATGCCGGAACTTTGGAAGTACTTGAGGTTCTGTCCTCTGCCGGTAAAAAGCTCGCTGTGCTTTCCAATAAGCCGGAGGAGTTCACTAAAGTTGCGGTGGAAAAGTTTCTGCCCGGGGTGGATTTCTTTTCGGTTCATGGAGGGCGGAATGACGTTCCCTTAAAGCCCGCTCCGGACTGCGCTTTGAAGATTGCCGAGTCTATGGGAGTTGCACCTGAACATACCGTTTTTGTCGGTGATTCGGATGTGGATATACATACCGCTATTAATGCAGGTATGATTCCTGTCGGGGCTGCATGGGGTTTTCGAGGTAGTAAGGAACTGTTAGAAGCCGGAGCCAAAATTGTTTTTGATTCTCCGTCAGATTTGGCAAAGTTGCTTTAAACATAAAAGTTGATGTGGGGTTGGCAAACGTTAACTTTATAGATTTAAAAAAATGAAAAAGGTAGGCGCTGAATTTAAGTTTTCAGCGCCTACCTTTTTTGTATCAGGGCAATTTTGACTAAGTCTTTCGTGTAGCAATTCAGAAAAGACAATGGTAGCACTACAAATTATCATAAGGTGATATTTTAGCTGTGTGTGATTTTATCCAAGCCTTTATGAAATTGTAAAGTTGGATGAATTAGCTTGCGCTATTTTAATGGATTACTCCCTTTAATAAAGAGGGATAACAAAAAACTAATAGTTGGGAAGTAATGGAAAATTTACCAAATTGTCCGCAGTGTAAGTGTGAGTATGTGTATCATGATGGCAGTATTCTTATTTGCCCAGAATGTGGTTTTGAATTTCAGGCCGAAGATGTGCAGGAAAAAGTATATAAAGACGCGAATGGCAATGTCTTGGTTGATGGCGATACGGTTATAGTTATCCAAGATTTAAAAGTGAAAGGCGCATCTTCTTCCATTAAAAAGGGAACAAAAGTAAAAAATATCAAATTGATAGAGCCAGAAGATGGCGTTCATGATATTTCATGCAAAGTCCCTGGTTTTGGTTCAATGTATCTTAAAACATCGATAGTTAAAAAAAGTTAGTAGTACCCGAGATATTAAAATCAACCTCTTATGGCTTTTTTAGCTGTAAGAGGTTTTTTTGTTAGTTTAGTTCCGCAATCCTGATCAGCTGCGGGGTACACATGAATAGATTCGCCATTGCAAGCATTTTCTTTTTGCTGTTCACGCCCTTAAGAATAACGCTGAATCCGTCACCTTTTTTTTGATAAGATAAAGAATATCCTTTTAATTTGTCGGGATATACTTTTTCATAATGAGATATAGCCCGTATCGCACTTTTTTCGGAGATAAATACGTCTAGAACTAGTGCGTAATTCTTAACGATATCGTTGTTGCTGGTGTTTTCTTCTGTAGAAGAAACAACATTGTTGGCAATTATATTTGAATCCGTGTTGACAGGTGACGCTATCTCAGCATCCAGACCTTTAAATTCTTCAGTTTTTAATTGCACCAGCAATTCTGAAATTTGGGATTCAGTCGACATTATATTTGTCTCTTGCGGCGTATCAAGGTCAGTATAGTCAAAAAAATTCTGAGCATCATCTCCGAGTTTTAATTTAGTAGTGAATTTGTCTTTTAACAATCCGATAATTTTTTCTTTTCCAAAAAACAGGAATGCATCTGAAACAATATTTCCGCTTGTATTGATCTCAATATTTTCGACAGTTGTTCCAGAATAAGATTTTTTTTCTAAATATTTTGGATCAATTCGTAATTTATAATTGCCGGGAAGAATTTTAGCCAAGGCAAAAAAACCATCTTGTTCAGTCCATGCATATTCGATTATTTTATCATCTTTATCGAGAAGCTGCATAGGAATATGAGCTCTTCCTTTGATTTTATCATCAACAATAAGGTAAGCATAACCTTCTATTTCACCACATACATGCAAAGGAAATTCAAGATTGTAAACTTTACCTTCACGAGGAGTTATCGCAACACCCCCTTTGGGGGCAAGACGAATATCTTTAATCAAATCTTCATCGACAGATACATCCGTGCTACGCATAGGAGCCAACTGGTACAAAAAAGCTCTGCCATTTTCATCTGTGATAGTATGCTTGTTTGACTGGTGTGCTTTGAGAGTAATATCT from Maridesulfovibrio ferrireducens carries:
- a CDS encoding BCCT family transporter codes for the protein MSAARKRDEHRELNHYTFWPGFILLLAGITLGLAYQEGLAIMLSTTMNWIHITFGWLEVSLAIIIVMFTVGIAFSPIGNIRLGGRDAKPEFTFWQWFSLSLCGCIGIGILFWAMGEPIYHMMQPPLSLHIDPGSKDAGIFAIAQTTLHWTIAQYCFYTICGVAIALVSYNRNYPLSIAAGMYALFPKKLRPILVPAVHALCLFSLCCAIATSMGAGLMQIGSGTGRIFDYTPGPLTWAAAAAIIIPIYILSSYSGLKKGMRILSTGTTKAFFLFMAIVLFAGPTLFILGIGVESFGYFASNFFRNSTLLNTMQISDKWPMQWLVPYMEIFFIFAPLLGHFLARMGKGRTIRQFILVNIIPPTIFCHFWIATFGGTAVYFQWTGLVDVWAGIHQFGMESMVYILLSQFPFCKILMGLFVVTIVFSFATMTDSLVATLAIISTKGVRASEEPPKKLKIIWGVVTGLIVSVT
- the proC gene encoding pyrroline-5-carboxylate reductase, with protein sequence MKIGFIGIGNMGGPIIRTLSEVADITIYGLNQTREKLEKLAQETDLIPCKNVQELTEKSDFIVLAVKPQQADGIWPEMIPALTKDKCLISIAAGLTLKSLKNSTQNICPVVRAMPNTPVLIKEGVTAICLDDEIISEQKKKLIQNVFRNLGDVHVLPENQFDVFTALIGSGPAYIFYLIETMIESGVELGLHRDVSSRMVKKLFRGSSLMAEQSKEHVSMIKEMSIAPAGTTIAALVHFDRTAIRGNIMDAIRMAYTRSIELG
- a CDS encoding HAD family hydrolase, whose product is MNYSHNFSAVIFDLDGTLLYSLNEIAAAGNGALARLGHSTHPVDAYCHFVGAGAKTLAWRMLPEDKRTQDNYDVLVPVLLEEFERELNTIAYPYAGTLEVLEVLSSAGKKLAVLSNKPEEFTKVAVEKFLPGVDFFSVHGGRNDVPLKPAPDCALKIAESMGVAPEHTVFVGDSDVDIHTAINAGMIPVGAAWGFRGSKELLEAGAKIVFDSPSDLAKLL
- a CDS encoding zinc ribbon domain-containing protein YjdM — translated: MENLPNCPQCKCEYVYHDGSILICPECGFEFQAEDVQEKVYKDANGNVLVDGDTVIVIQDLKVKGASSSIKKGTKVKNIKLIEPEDGVHDISCKVPGFGSMYLKTSIVKKS